One Dermatophagoides farinae isolate YC_2012a chromosome 6, ASM2471394v1, whole genome shotgun sequence genomic window carries:
- the Rab21 gene encoding RAS oncogene family member Rab21, which yields MKTMAMTISNQQFKIVLLGEGCVGKTSLVLRYVENKFSETNQSTLQASFLTKNIFVQNMPITLNIWDTAGQERFHAVGPLYYRDSNGALLVYDVTDPDSLAKVKVWIKELRKVLGNDVCIAIIGNKIDLLSGLERDQMNNVLIAEAQSYATTAGATHYCTSAKTNYGIDDVFLNLTKQMISFNQTQQLNPRALNSTVTRGISIAADNEINNPNDLQSKRRCC from the exons ATGAAAACGATGGCTATGACAATTTCCAATcaacaatttaaaattgttttaCTTGGTGAAGGTTGTGTTGGAAAAACATCGTTAGTGTTAAGATATGTTGAGAATAAATTCAG TGAAacgaatcaatcaacattACAGGCATCATTTTTGACTAAAAATATATTCGTTCAAAATATGCCAATCACGTTGAATATTTGGGATACAGCAGGCCAGGAACGTTTTCATGCTGTTGGTCCATTATATTATCGTGATTCAAATGGTGCTCTACTTGTTTACGATGTAACCGATCCAGATTCATTGGCCAAGGTTAAAGTTTGGATCAAAGAATTACGTAAAGTTTTAGGAAATGATGTATGTATAGCGATTATTGGTAATAAAATAGATCTTCTATCCGGCTTGGAACgtgatcaaatgaataatgtaTTGATCGCTGAAGCTCAAAGCTATGCAACAACAGCCGGTGCTACACATTATTGTACATCAGCCAAAACTAATTATGGAATCGATGATGTATTCCTTAATCTAACGAAAC AAATgatatcattcaatcaaacacaaCAGCTAAATCCTAGGGCTTTAAATTCAACGGTCACAAG AGGGATTTCGATTGCAGCtgataatgaaatcaataatcCAAATGATCTACAATCTAAACGTagatgttgttga
- the LOC124494151 gene encoding ras-related protein Ral-A: protein MENVRKFYDQSVETARSLYERCRAFAIRTFTKDDNPMKSSSTVHPVNTNQSSTAIVQTQQPIPVHKVIMVGSGGVGKSALTLQFMYDEFVEDYEPTKADSYRKKVQLDDDEIHIDILDTAGQEDYAAIRDNYFRSGEGFLCVFSISEMESFDAIHEFREQILRVKNDDKVPFILVANKFDLDQNQHRVSMDKAQELANSWNVPLYQTSAKTKFNVQEVFFALLRDIHQRKLAGIQMAKGGNNNTVQEEQSTCCLCF, encoded by the exons atggaaaacgTACGTAAATTTTATGATCAAAGTGTTGAAACAGCTCGTTCATTGTATGAACGATGTCGAGCATTCGCCATTAg aacATTCACAAAAGATGATAATccaatgaaatcatcatccactgTACATCCAGTgaatacaaatcaatcatcaacggCGATTGTTCAAACACAGCAACCAATACCTGTACATAAAGTTATTATGGTTGGATCCGGTGGTGTCGGTAAATCAGCATTAACATTACAATTTATGTATGATGAG TTTGTTGAAGATTATGAACCAACTAAAGCTGATTcgtatagaaaaaaagtacaATTGGATGACGATGAGATACATATAGATATATTGGATACGGCTGGCCAAGAAGATTATGCCGCAATAAGAGATAATTATTTTCGTTCTGGTGAAGGTTTTCTTTGTGTATTTTCAATATCCGAAATGGAAAGCTTTGATGCTATACATGAATTTCG TGAACAAATTTTACGagtaaaaaatgatgataaagtaccattcattttggtggcaaataaatttgatctcgatcaaaatcaacatcgTGTCAGTATGGATAAAGCACAAGAGCTGGCCAATTCATGGAATGTGCCATTGTATCAGACATCAGCCAAAACCAAATTCAATGTACAAGAG GTATTTTTCGCATTACTAAGAGATATTCATCAAAGAAAATTGGCCGGCATTCAAATGGCTAAAggtggcaacaacaacaccgtACAGGAAGAACAATCGACatgttgtttgtgtttttga
- the LOC124494144 gene encoding synaptotagmin-1 isoform X2 has product MPPYQLLNPHFSNELLFKRLLSRQIRSSVHHNDNVAKAANNGGELEFVPGIEFHKPTVELARQLGDINGTTGGGGGAESYSRGQDETVNDFTTTVRSVINSTIKNMAKGTKVESMKESTSFFDEVEKPVENMVKTVAKKTSLPFWVVFLIFLVIMGILAMVFFCCLQRWWRKFRGKEAKGGFMGGKVDLKSVQLLGQTYKEKVQPEMEELTKDMEQNEAGKDDAKEEVKLGRLQFKIDYDFNQSNLAVTVLQAEELPGLDMSGTSDPYVKVYLLPDKKKKFETKVHRKTLNPVFNETFNFKVPYAEITTKTLVFAVYDFDRFSKHDQIGEVKIPLNQIDLAQTIEEWRDLTSVEDAQGQLGDICFSLRYVPTAGKLTVVVLEAKNLKKMDVGGLSDPYVKIALMQNGKRLKKKKTSIKKCTLNPYYNESFTFEIPFEQIQKVQLVVTVVDYDRIGTSEPIGKVVLGCNASGTELRHWMDMLASPRRPIAQWHSLKDPDDGGGKDN; this is encoded by the exons ATGCCTCCATATCAATTGCTGAATCCacatttttccaatgaattgtTATTCAAACGGTTGTTATCACGCCAAATACGATCATCTGtccatcataatgataatgtagcTAAAGCTGCAAATAATGGTGGCGAACTTGAATTCGTTCCAGGCATCGAATTCCATAAGCCTACCGTTGAATTGGCTCGACAATTAGGTGACATTAACGGTACgactggtggtggtggtggtgccgAATCATATTCTCGTGGCCAGGATGAAACAGTCAATGATTTTACTACAACCGTACGTAGTGTAATCAATTCAACCATCAAAAATATGGCTAAAGGCACAAAagttgaatcaatgaaagaaTCGACCAGCTTTTTTGATGAAGTGGAAAAACCAGTGGAAAATATGGTGAAAACTgtggccaaaaaaacaagccTTCCATTCTGGGTTGTATTTTTAATCTTTCTAGTAATAATGGGCATTTTAGCCATGGTTTTCTTTTGCTGTCTACAAAGATGGTGGCGAAAATTTCGTGGAAAAGAAGCAAAAGGTGGATTTATGGGCGGTAAAGTTGATTTGAAATCTGTTCAATTACTTGGTCAAAcatataaagaaaaagttcAACCTGAAATGGAAGAATTGACTAAAGATATGGAACAAAATGAAGCTGGTAAAGATGATGCTAAAGAAGAGGTCAAATTAGGTCGATtacaattcaaaattgattatgatttcaatcaatctaaT ttGGCAGTTACCGTTTTACAGGCTGAAGAATTACCTGGTCTTGACATGTCTGGAACCAGTGATCCATATGTTAAG GTCTATCTACTTCCAgataagaaaaagaaatttgaaacaaaagtACATCGTAAAACATTGAATCCAGTATTCAATGaaacatttaattttaaagTTCCATATGCtgaaataacaacaaaaacattggtTTTTGCAGTATACGATTTTGACAG ATTCTCGAAACATGATCAAATTGGTGAAGTTAAAATtccattgaatcaaattgatttggcACAGACTATTGAAGAATGGCGTGATTTAACCAGTGTTGAAGACGCACAAGGACAG TTGGGagatatttgtttttcattacgTTATGTACCGACTGCTGGTAAGCTCACTGTCGTTGTCCTTGAAGCCAAAAATcttaaaaaaatggatgtcGGTGGCCTCAGTGATCCATACGTAAAAATTGCCTTGATGCAAAATG gaaaacgattgaaaaagaagaaaacatCAATCAAGAAATGTACATTGAATCCATATtataatgaatcatttacatttgaaattcCATTTGAGCAAATACAAAAAGTGCAGTTGGTTGttactgttgttgattatgatcgtATCGGTACATCTGAACCAATTGGAAAG gTTGTACTTGGCTGCAATGCATCTGGTACGGAATTAAGACATTGGATGGATATGCTTGCATCACCACGAAGACCAATAGCTCAATGGCATTCATTGAAAGATcctgatgatggtggtggtaaagaTAATTGA
- the LOC124494144 gene encoding synaptotagmin-1 isoform X1 has translation MPPYQLLNPHFSNELLFKRLLSRQIRSSVHHNDNVAKAANNGGELEFVPGIEFHKPTVELARQLGDINGTTGGGGGAESYSRGQDETVNDFTTTVRSVINSTIKNMAKGTKVESMKESTSFFDEVEKPVENMVKTVAKKTSLPFWVVFLIFLVIMGILAMVFFCCLQRWWRKFRGKEAKGGFMGGKVDLKSVQLLGQTYKEKVQPEMEELTKDMEQNEAGKDDAKEEVKLGRLQFKIDYDFNQSNLAVTVLQAEELPGLDMSGTSDPYVKVYLLPDKKKKFETKVHRKTLNPVFNETFNFKVPYAEITTKTLVFAVYDFDRFSKHDQIGEVKIPLNQIDLAQTIEEWRDLTSVEDAQGQENKLGDICFSLRYVPTAGKLTVVVLEAKNLKKMDVGGLSDPYVKIALMQNGKRLKKKKTSIKKCTLNPYYNESFTFEIPFEQIQKVQLVVTVVDYDRIGTSEPIGKVVLGCNASGTELRHWMDMLASPRRPIAQWHSLKDPDDGGGKDN, from the exons ATGCCTCCATATCAATTGCTGAATCCacatttttccaatgaattgtTATTCAAACGGTTGTTATCACGCCAAATACGATCATCTGtccatcataatgataatgtagcTAAAGCTGCAAATAATGGTGGCGAACTTGAATTCGTTCCAGGCATCGAATTCCATAAGCCTACCGTTGAATTGGCTCGACAATTAGGTGACATTAACGGTACgactggtggtggtggtggtgccgAATCATATTCTCGTGGCCAGGATGAAACAGTCAATGATTTTACTACAACCGTACGTAGTGTAATCAATTCAACCATCAAAAATATGGCTAAAGGCACAAAagttgaatcaatgaaagaaTCGACCAGCTTTTTTGATGAAGTGGAAAAACCAGTGGAAAATATGGTGAAAACTgtggccaaaaaaacaagccTTCCATTCTGGGTTGTATTTTTAATCTTTCTAGTAATAATGGGCATTTTAGCCATGGTTTTCTTTTGCTGTCTACAAAGATGGTGGCGAAAATTTCGTGGAAAAGAAGCAAAAGGTGGATTTATGGGCGGTAAAGTTGATTTGAAATCTGTTCAATTACTTGGTCAAAcatataaagaaaaagttcAACCTGAAATGGAAGAATTGACTAAAGATATGGAACAAAATGAAGCTGGTAAAGATGATGCTAAAGAAGAGGTCAAATTAGGTCGATtacaattcaaaattgattatgatttcaatcaatctaaT ttGGCAGTTACCGTTTTACAGGCTGAAGAATTACCTGGTCTTGACATGTCTGGAACCAGTGATCCATATGTTAAG GTCTATCTACTTCCAgataagaaaaagaaatttgaaacaaaagtACATCGTAAAACATTGAATCCAGTATTCAATGaaacatttaattttaaagTTCCATATGCtgaaataacaacaaaaacattggtTTTTGCAGTATACGATTTTGACAG ATTCTCGAAACATGATCAAATTGGTGAAGTTAAAATtccattgaatcaaattgatttggcACAGACTATTGAAGAATGGCGTGATTTAACCAGTGTTGAAGACGCACAAGGACAG GAAAACAAGTTGGGagatatttgtttttcattacgTTATGTACCGACTGCTGGTAAGCTCACTGTCGTTGTCCTTGAAGCCAAAAATcttaaaaaaatggatgtcGGTGGCCTCAGTGATCCATACGTAAAAATTGCCTTGATGCAAAATG gaaaacgattgaaaaagaagaaaacatCAATCAAGAAATGTACATTGAATCCATATtataatgaatcatttacatttgaaattcCATTTGAGCAAATACAAAAAGTGCAGTTGGTTGttactgttgttgattatgatcgtATCGGTACATCTGAACCAATTGGAAAG gTTGTACTTGGCTGCAATGCATCTGGTACGGAATTAAGACATTGGATGGATATGCTTGCATCACCACGAAGACCAATAGCTCAATGGCATTCATTGAAAGATcctgatgatggtggtggtaaagaTAATTGA
- the LOC124494148 gene encoding transcription factor IIIB 50 kDa subunit → MSQLEQQQQQCPDCQSQDIIIEDFISVCTNCGNVVNDEPNLVFQPQTTKDGEKISYSQQQQYHQQNIIKLSDQKRTTAPVLYGIKLISTLSKNLNISKSIREMAITLFRDVCKENEFKNRSTNFKQSLALCCLYVICNQECNHITLNEFFKNSDSVFKHVGKILLSLQKKRPELFEKSAKKIESLIPLYLFKHDFVDKEKMAISDYATGLVWMWQEACLIQGFNPITIIYVALFYAWKAVDQKRSSITVNKFCDQFNISNRIVLDKKVRFFFKVLKDFANCCPLLTNSEELTKNTISLRIEKIVYMKRSIIAEYNQLNTNGNHQQVNEQKNNEIISNNNKPITFEEIEDQDFSDEEINSYIRSDHEVEEIRKLSSN, encoded by the coding sequence atgtctcaactagaacaacaacaacaacaatgtccAGATTGTCAATCACAagatattatcattgaagATTTCATTTCAGTTTGTACAAATTGTGGTAACGTTGTAAATGATGAACCGAATTTGGTGTTTCAACCACAAACAACGAAAGatggggaaaaaatttcgtattcacaacaacaacaatatcatcaacaaaatattatcaaattATCGGACCAAAAACGAACTACCGCTCCAGTATTATATGGCATTAAACTTATATCTACATTATCGAAAAATCTAAATATCTCTAAATCGATTCGAGAAATGGCCATAACTTTATTTCGTGATGTTtgcaaagaaaatgaatttaaaaatcgTTCAACAAACTTCAAACAAAGTTTAGCTTTATGTTGTCTATATGTGATCTGTAATCAGGAATGTAATCACATTACATTGaacgaatttttcaaaaattctgATAGTGTTTTCAAACATGTtggtaaaattttattaagtTTACAGAAAAAACGTCCAGAACTTTTTGAAAAAAGTgccaaaaaaatcgaatcactAATACCATTATACCTGTTTAAACATGATTTTGtcgataaagaaaaaatggccatttcGGATTATGCAACCGGATTAGTATGGATGTGGCAAGAAGCTTGCCTAATTCAAGGATTTAATCCTATCACTATAATTTATGTTGCATTGTTCTATGCATGGAAAGCAGTGGATCAAAAACGGTCATCGATTACGGTTAATAAATTTTGtgatcaattcaatatatcgAACCGAATAGTATTGGATAAAAAGGTACGATTCTTTTTTAAAGTATTAAAAGATTTTGCCAACTGCTGTCCATTGCTTACCAATAGTGAAGAATTGACCAAAAATACTATTTCATTacgtattgaaaaaattgtttacaTGAAACGATCGATCATTGCTGAATATAATCAACTCAATACCAATGGTAATCATCAACAGgttaatgaacaaaaaaataatgaaataatatcGAACAACAATAAACCAATAACATTTGAAGAAATAGAAGATCAAGATTTCTCCGATGAAGAGATTAATTCCTATATTCGTTCCGATCATGAAGTGGAAGAGATTCGTAAATTATCTAgtaattga
- the LOC124493579 gene encoding uncharacterized protein LOC124493579, translating to MNNQSSSSIQNKMDKVFQLYEEFLANQDSDCSVDLKNSDIDFLFEDDDDGDVDIEKFNNSLYNDKIQNTPSSKCQDNNNDQLIRTLSEQIISAWKATSEYRDEFLRENVPEQMLVSDKLKLETTTEEEILETAKTLIEDLKYKESEYPKLMAKILRKKYRKILDDLNENFNADEERFAKQMESIKQQTMKTSDQCYYENFHSIIKRILSQKKVEENLKKYKILMEIS from the exons atgaataatcaatcaagTTCAT CtatccaaaacaaaatggataaagtttttcaattgtatgaagaatttttggCCAATCAAGATTCCGATTGTAGTGTTGATCTGAAAAATTccgatattgattttttatttgaagacgatgatgatggtgatgtggatattgaaaaattcaacaattccCTCTATAAcgacaaaatacaaaatacaccatcatcgaaatgtcaggataataataatgaccagCTGATACGTACATTATCAGAACAAATAATATCAGCTTGGAAAGCTACTTCCGAATATCGTGATGAATTTTTACGTGAAAATGTTCCCGAACAAATGCTTGTTTcggataaattgaaattagaaACAACTACCGAAGAAGAAATATTGGAAACAGCAAAAACATTAATTGAAGATTTAAAGTATAAAGAAAGTGAATATCCCAAACTAATGGCGAAAattttacgaaaaaaataccgTAAAATATtagatgatttgaatgaaaatttcaatgccGATGAGGAAAGATTTGCTAAACAAATGGAATCAATCAagcaacaaacaatgaaaacatcGGATCAATgttattatgaaaattttcattcaataatcaaacgAATACTCAGCCAAAAAAAGGTGGaagaaaatctaaaaaaatataaaatattgatggaaatttcgtaa
- the LOC124494138 gene encoding LOW QUALITY PROTEIN: dynamin-binding protein (The sequence of the model RefSeq protein was modified relative to this genomic sequence to represent the inferred CDS: deleted 2 bases in 2 codons) encodes MSDHHDTKCLLTIHKSFTGQYDDELSIEHGQIAQLIRKLDKYWYEVYMEDRIGKIPIDCCHEIRDDLLDNLRISLEMNQVVFIAKHDFINQCEDGDLKFARFELIIGFHPIDNDWWNGTRLSSVQRLDNHLIVDDANCGIFPLTFVWKLRNDLLPDFIFDPRGIRVKNFTSKHSIDDNIDNTTEKQKILPNESLQPEQNNNNVVNTTKNKYLFYVKVIKTMEAQLDQEIDLPELDEILGVIKENDKLYYEGESLSRKIVGIFPKNFVVKTDVSNDLIENLTHNNQLSNPDSSCDIHQDSDNSSIGRSPVPPSFSPPPPPDILDILNYKSEKLYANIESNNKMDSDKNLQKQQSGYQDLPPSYEAAMSAVSASHSQPVAYGYANYMFNEMEPYGRALYDFDAQDDSELSLRQDQIVRLIRYYDQDWMEGEINGHIGFFPRSYISVIVDCKEQNDNSAPQVTSKQNDPTQNQVEAIDFPSNSIAKILYDFDGEMEQDLKVRAGDIITMLRRFTTTDWIEAKDSSGNVGFVHMNLCQPFHSGQSTSNESAAAATTTTTSTPQTLNLYPKIDDEKLKDKQSSSILEPGQVAQAKPHRRAPIAPRRTDVFPTFNQFLIQEKQEHYQFDLDGNEASLETETNDANSKVKNQKQNQRECVITELLQTEKDYCHALKICHDVFNSSVYEAEKVNVDVERLLYNMKSIIDVSKHLIKSLENYAHNRAYVDQRVGICFLDLKFKINESYTQYCRNHDSVHSLLKFYEGNSISQSYVKNCLGRIQNQTNCFDLSSIWIKPVQRILKYPLLLNELIKFTEEDHVDYEPLKMACQMITDIATRINEHKRRQDLIQKYCRAKDPTLAEKLKNLSMHSVWKKSSRFKYRFLSALPFSSGTKDKDYDAALHSFQEVDKIIRSFLKDMKEYMDVMDKYNIELLSTMETIVEYCDFKRHPRFNIEQIREKYLLMYHDQFKIYKKGIESKVIKPLNILLQKFASPIRLISKRDDKRVDYEASLKSSKSNAENTNLLKNTFEALNQQLIDELPMLADTSLQILINCIQAFLSEHKRFVGLMAKHQLELHELPIVNNTSFEFFSDIDETFRVKYNLNFIQMLREFSLLHTSSFQESSTSTLSSSSSSSLTAFTRFGSKRNSNTWKNTLPINKTYQPDTNQSQQQKPRKSSITNQTQQQESDRQILQNKYDSQHLFTVIKNYEPCDILEIGVQQGDLIGVIKYKEPTGSENRWYIDRGFIQGFVPRNLLKSYRPFPMDSQKQQWQQQESSSSNRYDQVAEDSISIPDPIEPQRYYSTVPIEETIESDQSSSSCLLLSLEEIDSNKNMELSEFDPLMAKQVSTSSSKDEFHNKKPSDDVDDDDYYIAAYPFKAAGPNQISMNFGQKVFVHCKHDTSGNSDWWLVGHSNQKGYVPGNYLKK; translated from the exons ATgtctgatcatcatgatactAAATGTTTATTGACTATTCACAAATCATTCACCggtcaatatgatgatgaactttcCATTGAACATGGACAGATTGCACAATTAATTAGAAAATTGGATAAATACTGGTATGAAGTTTATATGGAAGACCGTATTGGAAAGATTCCAATCGATTGTTGTCATGAAATACGTGATGATTTATTGGATAATTTACGCATATCtcttgaaatgaatcaagtTGTTTTTATAGCCAAACATGATTTCATTAATCAATGTGAAGATGGTGATTTAAAATTTGCTCGTTTTGAATTAATAATCG gTTTTCATCCCATCGATAATGATTGGTGGAACGGTACTCGTCTAAGTTCCGTACAACGCcttgataatcatttgattgtcgatgatgCTAATTGTGGTATATTTCCATTAACTTTTGTTTGGAAATTACGAAACGATCTGCTTCCCGATTTCATATTTGATCCACGTGGAATTCGAGTGAAAAATTTCACCAGTAAACATTCtatcgatgataatattgacaATACTACTGAGAAGCAAAAAATATTGCCCAATGAATCATTACAACCAgaacaaaataacaacaatgtcGTTAATACCACAAAGAATAAATATCTATTCTATGTCAAAGTAATCAAAACAATGGAAGCACAACTTGATCAAGAAATCGATTTACCTGAATTGGATGAAATATTGGGCGTaattaaagaaaatgataaacTTTATTATGAAGGTGAATCATtgtcaagaaaaatt gtgggaatttttccaaaaaattttgttgtcaaaACTGACGTTTCGAATGATTTAATTGAGAACTTGACGCATAATAATCAACTTTCCAATCCCGATTCTAGCTGTGATATTCATCAAGATTCTGATAATTCTTCAATAGGAAGATCACCAGTGCCGCCATCGTTCAGTCCTCCTCCACCACCGGACATTTTGGATATCTTGA ATTATAAGAGCGAAAAATTATATGCAAATATTGaatctaataataaaatggattCCGATAAAAATTTGCAAAAACAACAGTCAGGATATCAAGATTTGCCGCCTTCATATGAAGCAGCTATGAGTGCCGTTTCCGCTTCACATTCACAACCTGTTGCATATGGTTATGCTAATTATATGTTCAATGAAATGGAACCTTATGGCAGAGCATTGTATGATTTTGATGCACAAGATGATTCAGAGCTAAGTCTTCGCCAAGATCAAATTGTACGATTGATTCGTTACTATGATCAGGATTGGATGGAAGGAGAAATTAATGGCCATATCGGATTCTTTCCTCGTAGTTACATATCAGTTATTGTCGATTGTAAAGAACAAAACGATAATTCAGCCCCACAAGTCACGTCGAAGCAAAATGATCCCACTCAGAATCAAGTGGAAGCTATCGATTTTCCTTCAAATTCTATTGCGAAAATTctttatgattttgatggaGAAATGGAACAAGACCTAAAAGTTCGTGCCGGTGATATTATAACCATGTTGAGACGTTTTACCACTACAGATTGGATTGAAGCAAAAGATTCATCTGGTAATGTAGGTTTTGTTCATATGAATTTATGTCAACCATTCCATTCTGGTCAATCTACATCGAATGAATCAGCAGCagcggcaacaacaacaacaacaagcacaCCACAAACATTAAATCTTTAtccaaaaattgatgatgaaaaactcAAAGATAAACAGTCTAGTTCTATTCTTGAACCTGGACAAGTTGCGCAGGCTAAACCACATCGTCGTGCACCAATCGCACCACGTCGTACTGACGTTTTTCcaacattcaatcaatttctgattcaagaaaaacaagaacaTTATCAATTCGATTTGGATGGTAATGAAGCGTCATTAGAAACGGAAACAAATGATGCAAATTCCAAagttaaaaatcaaaaacaaaatcag CGTGAATGCGTAATTACCGAGCTTTTACAAACGGAAAAAGATTATTGCCatgcattgaaaatttgcCACGATGTGTTCAAT TCGAGTGTATATGAAGCAGAAAAAGTGAACGTAGATGTCGAACGATTATTGTATAATATGAAAAGCATAATCGATGtttcaaaacatttgataaaatcattggaaaattatGCTCATAATCGTGCATACGTTGATCAAAGGGTTggcatttgttttttggatttaaaattcaaaattaatgaaagCTATACCCAGTATTGTCGTAATCATGATTCAGTTCATTCGCTATTGAAATTCTATGAAG GAAATTCTATTTCCCAGAGTTATGTGAAAAATTGTCTTGGCCGTATTCAGAATCAAAccaattgttttgatttatcTTCTATTTGGATCAAACCGGTGCAACGTATATTGAAATAtccattattgttgaatgaattgataaaattcacTGAAGAAGATCATGTTGATTATGAACCATTGAAGATGGCCTGTCAGATGATCACCGATATTGCTACACGTATAAATGAACACAAACGACGACAAGATTTAATACAAAAATATTGTCGTGCAAAAGATCCAACATTGGCtgagaaattgaaaaatctttCAATGCATTCagtgtggaaaaaaagttcacGATTCAAATATCGATTTCTTTCAGCGTTACCGTTTTCATCCGGTACCAAAGACAAAGATTATGATGCTGCTTTGCATTCATTTCAAGAAGTGGATAAAATTATTCGTTCATTTCTCAAAGATATGAAAGAATATATGGATGTCATGGACAAATACAATATCGAATTATTATCCACAATGGAAACCATTGTTGAATATTGTGATTTTAAACGTCATCCTCGTTTtaatattgaacaaattcGTGAAAAATATCTTCTCATGTATCatgatcaatttaaaatCTACAAAAAAGGCATAGAATCTAAGGTTATTAAACCATTGAACATATTGTTGCAAAAATTTGCTAGCCCCATACGATTAATTAGTAAACGTGATGATAAACGTGTCGATTATGAGGCTAGTTTGAAATCATCGAAAAGTAATGCTGAAAAtacaaatttattgaaaaatactTTTGAAGCCTTGaatcaacaattgattgatgaattgcCTATGCTTGCCGATACTTCTTTACAAATTCTGATCAATTGTATACAAGCATTCCTATCGGAACATAAACGTTTTGTTGGTTTGATGGCCAAACATCAATTAGAGTTGCATGAATTGCCCATAGTGAACAATACATCTTTTGAATTCTTTTCggatattgatgaaacattTCGCGTTAAATATAATCTCAATTTTATACAAATGTTGagagaattttcattattacatACGAGCAGCTTCCAAGAATCATCTACAtccacattatcatcatcatcatcatcatcattgacagcATTCACTCGATTTGGTTCGAAACGTAATAGTAATACATGGAAAAATACTTTaccaataaataaaacatatCAGCCCGATACTAATCAAtcgcaacaacaaaaacctaggaaatcatcaattacgaatcaaacacaacaacaagaatctgATCGTCAAATACTCcaaaataaatatgattCACAACATTTATTCACGGTtattaaaaattatgaacCATGCGATATCCTTGAAATTGGTGTCCAACAAGGTGATTTGATTGGTGTGATCAAATACAAAGAGCCTACTGGTAGTGAAAATCGTTGGTACATTGATCGTGGATTCATTCAAGGTTTTGTTCCAagaaatttattaaaatcaTATCGGCCATTTCCAATGGATagccaaaaacaacaatggcaacaacaagaatcatcatcatcaaatcgttATGATCAAGTTGCCGAAGATTCGATATCGATTCCAGATCCTATTGAACCACAACGTTATTATTCAACAGTTCCAATAGAAGAAACAATTGAAagtgatcaatcatcatcatcatgtttattattatcattagaagaaattgattcgaataaaaatatggAATTATCAGAATTTGATCCATTGATGGCAAAACAAgtgtcaacatcatcaagtaaagatgaatttcataataaaaaaccgtctgatgatgttgatgatgatgattattatatagcTGCATATCCATTCAAAGCAGCCGGACCTAATCaaatatcaatgaattttggcCAAAAAGTTTTTGTACATTGTAAACATGATACCAGTGGTAATTCTGATTGGTGGCTAGTTGgccattcaaatcaaaaaggTTATGTACCtggaaattatttgaaaaaatga